DNA from Trachemys scripta elegans isolate TJP31775 chromosome 15, CAS_Tse_1.0, whole genome shotgun sequence:
ATGGCACATTAcagtggggtgagggaggaaaggagatCTTGAGCCTTTGGACAATTGTAAAATAATTCCGCTAAAGAGCTTTTAAATAAAGTGCTACAACACTGGCTGAAGGGGTTTTGTTGGAAAGCGAAATAAGACAATGGTAGCAATACAATAAAATACTAGCCCCCACCTTGTTACTTTTAGAAAGGGTGCTCGTGCCTTCCCTGTACGATACACATTAAGATAGACTTGGCCTTGAGGCAATTACAAGGTGTTGGCTTTAAGAAGCCATCTCATACAGGATTGTAGAAAGTAATTCAATCAGTTTTACTACAGCCTGGATCACACTTGCAAATTGGCCTCACTTtggatttctctctcctttcccctccagtAACACAAGCTGGACCTAGTGCACGTTCAACACTAACGCTTCACAGTTTAGCTTGGCATAAGGATAATGGAGATAAAAAAGTATATTAATTTACTAttctttaaataaatgaaatgctAAGAGTGATTTTCTCCTCTGGTGGAGTTGTTTCTCAACAGGAATGTTGAGAAGCTTTATTACTCCACACATTCAGTTAGTCGTTGGATCGTCAGAACAGTCACGTTTTGACTGGAATCGTTTGCTTGTATCTAGCAGTGCTGCCGTCAGCCTCAGGTAAACCCACTGAATATTCAGTTGTGGCAATAAGCAGCATATCTAACGTGGTCTCAGTACATTTTGCAATGAAGCGTATGAAAGGTCTCACATCTCCTTCATTGGCTGCTTCTAAGACATGATAATACTCTGCCCGTTGCTCCTTACGGATTGTGATGGGTGGGTAGCCTGCCTGCATGAGTATGAGATTCATTAACAGGCGCGAGGTCCTTCCATTGCCATCTACAAATGGGTGTATATATACCAGTTTATAATGGGCTAAGGCAGCAAATTCCACAGGGTGTAAGCTCATGGCATCTTCGGAGTTGATCCACTGTACAAACTCCTGCATCTGTTTTTCAACATCTTGAGGATGGGGTGGGATATGATGTCCTACAAACACCTGGGTAGTCCTAAACCTCCCAGCTTCCACTGGGTCTACATAGCCCAGCACTCTCCTGTGTATCTCCAAAATGTCGCTGATGGTTACAGTGCCTATTCGGGATACCAGTGTGGTATTTACGTATTTCATAGCAGCATGCATACCGATGACTTCATTCTGCTCCACAAGACTTTTCCCAGGAACGGCATATCTGGTCTCGATGATGTGCCGTATTTCAGAGAGGGTTAATGTGTTCCCTTCAATGGCAACTGTGTGATAAATATGGTGGTAATAGGACTCTTCCATCACTCGCCGCAGGGCTGAATTGCCTTTGGGGATTGACATCACTTTTTTAACTTTGCTGTCAATAATGCTAAAGTATCTCTGGTCTATCTCTTCAACCAGGGGCAGAGTTCGGTCCCGATTGATCAGAGCTTTTTCATGACAAGGAGAAATGGTCAGTGCTTTGGAGTACAAGTAGTCTGCTTGAATGATGTCTTTCTCCTCTTCAGAAAAGATGCCAAACTCATTCAGAGCATCCACATAATCTGGATCCATCTTGAGGGCGTACATGAAGAGTTTATGGGCTTTCTCCCGCTTCCCCTGCCGTTTCATTTCAAGGGCTTGATTCAAAGCGGCTTTGGCTTCTAATTTGACTTCTGAAATGCACAACAACAGTActtagacactacagtgatgggtacTAAGAGTGTTCCTTTAATACATATTACAATGAAATTAATCAAGCCAAGAGTGATATAAAGAATTCATGTTCTAGACTTTACTGTGGGTTGCAAATACCAGAAACTCAGGCCAGGCCCACCCTACAaacttttgctggcacagctatgttggtcagggcgTGATTTGTAACCAATGCAGCTGGGCCAGCAAAGcctccagtgtagatgcagttatactagcaAAAGTGTCCTGGAGCAGGAATAGCTTCTTTCACTTGGGAAGGTGAGTGGGCTGGAATACTGACAGAGAGCGTTTTGCTGACAGAAACTCCATTCACCCTTGGAGCACTTTGCCAGTATGGTATACTGCTACAGCTGTACCTGCAAAGCCTTCCAAGGGTACACCTGACCTTAGTCTAAAGAGAAAGGTATGTAGATTGGGACCAGCCCTGCCCGCACAGCTTGCTGCTGGAGAAGGCCTCTTGCTCAAACCACAATTAGCATAGGTGTTGCTATTACAATTAGATGACTGGTCCATCTTGCCTAGTATCCAGTTTTCAGACATGGCTGATGCTTCGGACCAGGGATCGGCcccctttggcatgcggcctgacagggaaagcccctggcgggcaggggaaggtttgtttacctgcagcatccgcaggttcagccaatcgcagctcccactggctgcggttcactgctccaggccaatgggggctgcgggaagcggcggccagcacatccctcgtcctgcgtcgcttcccgccgcccccattggcctggagcgacgaaccgcagccagtgggagccgcgattggccgaacctgcggaggctgcaggtaaacaaacagtcccggcccgccagtggctttccctgatgggccgcgtgccaaagggtGCCGATCTCCACTTCACATGATGCATGTAGCCAATTATGCAAGGTCCGTAATGGGATCAGTATGAAGCAGCATTTCTGCTGGTTTTTTATTAAAGTATTTAATACCTTTCTAGTGCATGTGAAGTAGCTAAGAATATAGTGCTAGAAATGCAATCGTTCCTCTGAATTCTGCCCAAAGAAGTCAAGAGTAGAATTAGGCGCATTCAAGAAAGAAGTTAGCACAACAGGTTATACAATGTCAGAATTTTGGAAGAAATGCTCCAAAATCCAGGCTGCTCTGCACCAGTCCAATATACTGTGTTCAAGATcctgaaattattttaatgtagcttCACCGCAACAGAGAAAACACGGAAAGAACCTCAAAGGACCAACAGGGCTAGTAAAATACCAGCACGCACTCCTTTCATGGTTCAAATCAATGAGTGGTAGCACAGTTAGGGACTAGGCGTCAGGAGTCTTAGCTTTTATTTTCAGCTTTTTGTGTGGCCTTAGTTTAATTCTTCGGTAAAATGGGGACAACTTCTCCAACTTGCAGGGGTGTTGTGGGGGTTTATTAATGTTTATAGAGTGCATGGAGATCCTTGGATAAGGACTCTATACAAATGCAGAGTATTATACAGTCAGTCACACAGTAACCGGTGTCTGCAGCCCACACTCCCCCAACATTTCCCTAGTCTCTCAAGCACAGAAAGCCCATTTCTTACCTGGGGAGGGTTTAGATTTCAGCACCAGCAGCTCTAATTTACCTGAAGTCACGCTGAGTCCAGTTGTCTGCCCTGTGTACCTGGTAATCCCTACATAGCCTACTCCCAATTTATTTTTCAGGAAGGAGAGTCCTTTGAGCACTGCCTGACACTGCTCTTCTACGGCAGCCAGTGGGAGCAACAGCACCAACAGAGAGCCCACCAGGACCATTAGCACTGCCGCCCATCTGACACGGAGCCACAGACTCATCCATTTCAGCTCCGGATCCGCCACCACAGCCATCGACAAGAGATTCATCTGGGCCCAGGGGTGGACACAAGGAGCATCTCCTTTCTCATGGGTCAGACCTGGGAACAGAAATGGCTTTAGCACAGAGGTTTGTAGCTGGAGTGTATGATGCGGCAGATAAGGCAGCGGTCTGGGACTCGTGAGACCTGGGCTCTAACACCAGCCTGATGGGTGACCGGGGGCAAGTCACTAGCTCTCTATGGTGTTGCAGTTTCCTATCCTACCCtgggtctgtcttgtctattttgactgtgagctcttgggggcagggcccagggcaatGCCCCCCAACCAGACCCTCAACGCAAATATCAAGAGGACAGCTCGGGGGTAGGGATGGTCCATCTATGGAGCACCACCCGTCCCCCAGCACCAATGGGGCAGCAAGATCCCCAGGGGGTGGCTTGACTGGGGACCTGGGGCAGCAAAGCACCCAGCGACTCTGGggtgcccctggccccagcagcctgCTCCCCCCAGGGCTCCCGTCCAGGCAGCTGGGTAGTGTCCGGCCTTGGGACACCCCCGCCCGGGGCCCACCCCCGGGCCTCGGGACACcttccgccccccacccccccgcctcgGGACACCCCCTCCTAGCCTCCCGGGGCCCACTCACCCTCCCTCTGTCCCCAGAGCTCAGCCCGCGCCCTCCCGGGCTTCCCGAGGCCTCACCTGGCGCCCCCCCCCGCGCAGACACCGGCTGCCGGCTACTGTCCCCCCTCGGCCCGGTCTCCACTCTCCGCCCGGCCCCGACCCCGCTCACCACCATTGGCTACTCCGCCCCCGGCCTCCCCTTCTCATTGGCCTCCCGGCCTATCCGTCTCCCCTCGCCCCGCCCCCTCTTCCGGCTGTGTTTCTCGTCCCGCTCCACGTCTCCGGCGCCGGAGAGGCTCGTGGAGAGCAGCGATAGGCGGGACTCTCACGCCAGTCTCAGCGCTAGCAGCCAATGAGAAGGCCGCTCGATCAGGAAGGGCGGGAGCTGCTATTTAAAAGCCAGGGGGCCAACAAGCTGCCTAGGGGCTGGGTGCTGCGGCGGTAGCACATTAGTGTTGGGTGGGCAGCTGCTAGGGGCCTGTTTCCCAGCTGCTGTCTGCATCCACTGGGGCTGGGAACCTGTGGGGACACGGACACCCCAGTTCCTCCCTTGTCCTagtgctccaggagctggggattcaGAGAAACCCTCTCTGGGGTGCTGGGGGCCGATGGGGTGGGCTGTAAGTGCTGCATGCTGGGGCCGCTTGGACCTGCTGTGGCAGGGTCTCCCGAGCTTTTCTCCTGCTCTGGGGCTGACCGAAGGGCCTGGGGTGCCTTGGTGACAGTTTAGAAGTGGCTGCTGAGGGAATGAACATTTGAGGAAGGGTTCTGCACGCTAGCAGGAAGAAATACAAGGGGATTCCAGGGCTGCagactgaagctagacaaactcagatttTACATAGGGTGTAAAGTTTTAGCAGGGAGGGataatttaccaagagttgtggtggatttttcatcactggcaagttttaaatcctcaagactggattttttaaaaatttattattattaaaagatctgctctaggaatccttgtggggcagggctctggcctgggttatCAAGGGTCttttttggccttggaatctgtaaaTCCAGTGCAGCAGTGTCTGGCGGTGACTCTCTTCAGAGCAGCCATCAGCACCTGCAATGCACAGCCCGCTGCCACTAAACAAACTCCAGCCGAGAAGTGTGATACAACGCAGGTGAGGGAGCTAGGAAGTGCTGTGCTCGCACACTGttactgcctctgccacagaaagGTTGTGACACAACAAAACTCTGCTGGAGTCTCCtgagctgtaaaatggggttaatta
Protein-coding regions in this window:
- the FICD gene encoding protein adenylyltransferase FICD isoform X2 — translated: MNLLSMAVVADPELKWMSLWLRVRWAAVLMVLVGSLLVLLLPLAAVEEQCQAVLKGLSFLKNKLGVGYVGITRYTGQTTGLSVTSEVKLEAKAALNQALEMKRQGKREKAHKLFMYALKMDPDYVDALNEFGIFSEEEKDIIQADYLYSKALTISPCHEKALINRDRTLPLVEEIDQRYFSIIDSKVKKVMSIPKGNSALRRVMEESYYHHIYHTVAIEGNTLTLSEIRHIIETRYAVPGKSLVEQNEVIGMHAAMKYVNTTLVSRIGTVTISDILEIHRRVLGYVDPVEAGRFRTTQVFVGHHIPPHPQDVEKQMQEFVQWINSEDAMSLHPVEFAALAHYKLVYIHPFVDGNGRTSRLLMNLILMQAGYPPITIRKEQRAEYYHVLEAANEGDVRPFIRFIAKCTETTLDMLLIATTEYSVGLPEADGSTARYKQTIPVKT
- the FICD gene encoding protein adenylyltransferase FICD isoform X1, producing MNLLSMAVVADPELKWMSLWLRVRWAAVLMVLVGSLLVLLLPLAAVEEQCQAVLKGLSFLKNKLGVGYVGITRYTGQTTGLSVTSGKLELLVLKSKPSPEVKLEAKAALNQALEMKRQGKREKAHKLFMYALKMDPDYVDALNEFGIFSEEEKDIIQADYLYSKALTISPCHEKALINRDRTLPLVEEIDQRYFSIIDSKVKKVMSIPKGNSALRRVMEESYYHHIYHTVAIEGNTLTLSEIRHIIETRYAVPGKSLVEQNEVIGMHAAMKYVNTTLVSRIGTVTISDILEIHRRVLGYVDPVEAGRFRTTQVFVGHHIPPHPQDVEKQMQEFVQWINSEDAMSLHPVEFAALAHYKLVYIHPFVDGNGRTSRLLMNLILMQAGYPPITIRKEQRAEYYHVLEAANEGDVRPFIRFIAKCTETTLDMLLIATTEYSVGLPEADGSTARYKQTIPVKT